A window of Flavobacterium psychrophilum genomic DNA:
CTGTAGGCCCTACGGTTACACTATATGAAATTGTACCAGAGGCAGGTGTGCGTATATCTAAGATAAAAAGTCTTGAAGACGATATAGCACTTTCGCTTTCCGCTTTAGGGATACGTATTATTGCCCCTATTCCCGGTAAAGGAACTATAGGTATTGAGGTTCCGAATAAGAACCCAACTATGGTTTCTATGAAAAGCGTAATTGCCGCTCCTAAGTTCCAGACTGCAGAAATGGAATTACCTATTGCTTTAGGAAAAACCATCTCTAATGAGACATTTGTTGTTGATCTTGCCAAGATGCCCCATCTTCTTATGGCGGGTGCTACAGGTCAGGGTAAATCAGTTGGACTTAATGCTGTACTAACATCGTTATTGTATAAAAAACACCCAGCCGAAGTTAAATTTGTACTGGTTGACCCTAAAAAAGTTGAGCTTACGCTTTTCAATAAAATAGAAAGACATTACTTAGCGAAGTTACCTGATGATGGGGATGCCATTATAACTGATAACACGAAGGTTATCAACACACTAAATTCTCTATGTATAGAGATGGACAACCGTTACAACCTTCTTAAGGATGCTATGGTTCGAAATATAAAGGAATACAACGAAAAATTCCGTCACAGGAAATTAAATCCTGAAAATGGACACCGTTTTCTTCCGTACATTGTCCTTGTTGTAGATGAGTTTGCCGACCTTATTATGACAGCCGGTAAAGAGGTTGAAACTCCTATTGCCCGTTTAGCGCAGCTTGCACGTGCTATTGGTATTCACCTGATTATTGCTACACAACGTCCGTCTGTTAACGTTATTACAGGTATTATCAAAGCTAACTTCCCGGCAAGGATTGCATTTAGGGTAACATCTAAAATTGACTCCCGTACTATTCTTGATAGTCAGGGTGCAGATCAGCTTATTGGTCGCGGAGATATGCTATACACACAAGGTAACGACCTTACACGTGTACAGTGTGCTTTTGTTGATACTCCCGAAGTTGAAAAAATAACTGAATTCATAGGCTCTCAAAAAGCATATCCGCAGGCTTATCTCCTTCCTGAGTATTTTGGAGAGGAAAGTGGCATCAATCTTGATATAGACATATCCGAAAGAGATTCGATGTTCAGGGACGCGGCAGAGGTAATTGTTACAGCTCAACAGGGTTCGGCATCACTATTGCAGCGAAAATTAAAATTAGGCTACAACCGCGCCGGAAGGCTTATTGATCAGCTTGAAGCAGCAGGTATTGTTGGCCCTTTTGAAGGCAGTAAAGCACGAAGTGTAATAATCCCCGATCTCGCATCTCTTGAGCAATTTTTCAAAAATGAAGAAAATAACTTTTAGCATGCGCACTTTTTACGGGATATCAATAGCTCTGTTTTTAATTTTTACCACTGCCTTACAGGCACAAAATGCCGAGAAGGCAAAAGGATTACTGGATCAGGTAACCGGCAGGGTAAAAAGCTATGATAATATATCTATTGACTTTAAATATTCTATGAGCAACCCAAGGAAAAACCTGAATCAGGAAAGTAAGGGTTCTGTTGTGCAAAAAGGCAATCTTTATGTTTTAGACTTTATGGGAACCACCCGTATTTTTGACGGCAAAAAGATATACAACATCGTTCCGGAAGACGAAGAAATTTCTATTTCTAAATATGACGATCAGAAATCAGACGATCTTACCCCTGCTAAAATGCTTACCTTTTACAATTCGGGATACAAGTATGCCTGGGATATATTACAGAACATTAAAGGCAGGAAGATTCAGTATGTAAAACTTACCCCTATTAACGCTAAAGATCAGACTAAGGAAGTACTTATAGGTGTAGATGTTCAGACAAAGCATATCTATAATTTTATACGTACAGAGAAAGATGGAACCAAAATAATTATAACCATAAATTCTTTCAAAACTAATCAGCCTTTGTCAAAAAATCATTTTACCTTTACAGAGAGTAAATACCCTAATTACTATATTAATAGATTAGACTAATTTTTTGGTGAAAATATTAGACCGTTATATCCTAACCTCGTTTATTACGACATTTGCATCGGTATTTGTTATCCTGTTTTTCATTTTTGTATTACAGGGCATCTGGCTGTTCATCTCTGAACTTGCAGGCAAAGATCTGGACATTTGGCTTGTACTTAAATTCCTTACTTTTTACTCTCCTAAGATAGTTCCATTGGTATTGCCTTTGTCTATACTATTGGCTTCCATCATGACTTTCGGAAGTTTCTCAGAACATTACGAGTTTGCCGCGATGAAATCATCGGGTATTTCTCTTAGCAGGGCTATGAAAGGCCTTACCATATTTATATTTGGACTTAGCGTTGTTGCCTTTTTCTTCGCCAACAATGTTATTCCGAAGGCAGAGTATAAATTTATAAACCTCCGTAAAAATATTATACAGCGAAAGCCTGCAATGGCTATAGTTGCCGGTCAGTTCAACGCTATTGGTAACTTTAATATCAAGGTCGATAAAAAATCCGGGGACAACGATGAAAAACTCACAGGGGTCACCATTCATAAACGGGTTATAGGAAGTCCTAATGTTACAATTATACGTTCTAAAACAGGTTTATTAAAAAGTAATGAAAGCTCTAACTTGTTACAGCTTGAACTTTTTGACGGCTATTATTATGAAGAAGTAAGCAGTAAAAAACCATCTGATCGTTTAAAGCAGCCTTTTGCAAAAAGTAGCTTTACAAAACAGATCATGAACATAGATCTTACCATGTTAAACTCAAACGACATGGACGATGAAAAAATTGCACACACCAACACAATGCTTAATATCAGTGAATTATCATACACACTCGATTCACTTGAAAGCAGTTATGTGAGAGAGTCAAAAAGTATAGCCGATAACGTCTCGCAACGTTTTAATAATGTGTTGCAAAATCAGTTTACACATAAACTGGCTGATAGCATAAATACTATAAAGAAGGACAGTCTTCCGAAAAATCTTCTGAACCTGATTAAGACCAATGAAGATAAAACGCGTATACTGGATGTTGCAACAAACAACATAAGCAGTGCGGAATATCTTATGAAATCCGGTAAAGACCAATTATATGACAGAACTAAAAATATTAACGGTCACTGGCTGGCGCTGTATGAAAAGTTTGTTATCGCCTTTTCATGCCTCTTGATGTTCTTTATTGGTGCACCGCTTGGAGCTATCATACGCAAAGGTGGATTAGGCCTACCTATTGTATTTGCAGTATTAATATTCATTATTTTTCACTTTATAAATACATTCGGTAGAAAGCTTGCGGGTGAAAATGGTATCCCACCATTCTTAGGCTCATGGATGTCATCTTTTGTTTTGAGTCCACTAGCAGTAGTATTGACTTACAGGGCTACTAATGATCTTGACGTAAGTATAAGTTTTGATTGGCTTACATCTCCTATCAAAAAATTATTTGTAAAAGATAAGAGCGACGAGCAGCCTAAGATTAACCTAGATACAGTACGTATTACCGACTCTGAGGAATGGATTGGCTTAAAAGAAATGACAGACGATGCATTAATACACATCGTTAAAAACTCAAGACAATTAGGGCACACAAATGAGTACAGGAAGAAAGCATTAAAAATACTGGAAGGAAGAGATATACTTCAGGACCAGCTTAAGGAAGATAATAATCTATACGATCTTTACTATCTTAAATCTGAGTTCCTTTATAATAAATTTAAAATTTCAGCCAATACGGCGTTAGCGGCATATATTATTCTAATAGGGCTCGCCCCTTTAATCACTAAAGCTAAAATGGGTATAATTTTACCTGCGCTTATATGCCTTGCTATTTTTTATATCACTGTATTCAAGGCAGCACAAAGTATTAGCCGTACGGGAAAAATATTGAAGGAAAAAATCAGTATAGGATTAATCCTGAATATGATACTGGCGTTACCTTTTTACCTTATACTATATTTCTACAATAAGACAGCGCTTAAGAAAACACTGGCGCGACACAATTATAAATTTTAAAGACAGTTAACATGTCAGCTATCGAGATAAAACTTAATACAATAGAAGAAGCTATAGAAGACATCCGCAATGGTAAAGTTGTGGTTGTTGTTGATGATGAAGATCGTGAGAATGAAGGAGATTTTATTGCAGCAGCAGAAAAAGTTACTCCCGGGATGATCAACTTTATGGCTACTCACGGACGTGGACTTATATGTGCACCTTTAACAGAGGCGCGTTGTAAAGACCTTGACCTTCACATGATGGTTACTAACAATACTGTATTGCATGAGACTGCATTTACAGTGTCTGTTGACCTTATAGGGCATGGATGTACTACAGGTATATCTGTACACGACAGAGCAAAAACTATTAAGGCTTTAGTGGATGACACTACAAAGCCGGAAGATTTAGGGCGTCCTGGTCATATATTCCCTCTAAAGGCAAAACAAGGTGGTGTGTTACGCAGAACAGGCCATACAGAAGCTGCTATTGACCTTGCAAGGCTTGCGGGATTTAAACCTGCCGGAATACTTGTAGAAATTTTAAATGAAGACGGTTCTATGGCGCGTTTGCCGGAACTTTACGAAGTTGCTAAAAAATTCGACCTTAAACTTATTTCTATAGAAGACCTTGTTGCATACAGGATGCAGCACGACAGCCTTATACAGAAAAAAGAAGATTTTGAAATAGAAACCCGCTTTGGTACATTCCGTTTAAGAGCTTATGTTCAGACGACAAATAAACAGGTTCATTTTGCACTTACAAAAGGTAGCTGGAATATTGGCGAGCCTGTATTAACTAGAATTAATTCGACACAGGTTAACAGTGATATTTTAGGTACGTTAACCAATGATGCCGACAGAAAGCTTGATAATATGTTCCGTCGTATAAATGAAGAAGGAAAAGGCGCTATCTTATTTATCAATCAGGAAGTACAGCCTTCGGAATTATTAACACGCATAAAAGAATTAAAAGAGTTACAGTCTGAAGGAATAACCAAAGCTCCCCAGGTAAAAATGGACGACAGGGATTTTGGTATTGGTGCGCAGATTTTACACGATATAGACATTTGTAAAATTCGCTTGCTTACAAATTCCGGTCAGACAAAACGTGTTGGAATGATCGGTTACGGCCTTGAAATAACAGAATACACTGAATTTTAGAAAAAAGTTTCATCCTTAAAGTTAAGGTAATGAAATGTTTATAAAATAGTATGCGATTTACTGCGATTTTAGTGTAAATAGTTTTTGGCAAAACCAAAAACCTTGCTATATTTGCAACCGCAATAAGGAACTTACTTATTGTAACACATACTGGAGGAATGGCAGAGTGGTCGATTGCGGCAGTCTTGAAAACTGTTGACTGTAACAGGTCCGGGGGTTCGAATCCCTCTTCCTCCGCTAAGCTTAGAAAGCTTCAAATTTTATAAGCCTTTAAATAGAAATATTTAAAGGCTTATTTTTATTTTATATATCTTTTCGAAACCTTGAATTTTAAAGGCTAATCAAATAATGCGGTAAATAGTTACGTGTGTTTTTTCTTTGGAATTGTTCTATTTAAATTGATTTCTAGCAGATTAAATATCTAAATTAATGACATTTTTCTTTACTTAAAATTTATATTGAAATAACTATGACAAGTGTTTGGAAATAATAAAAACCTTACTATATTTGCAACCGCAATAAGGAACTTATTGTAACACATACTGGAGGAATGGCAGAGTGGTCGATTGCGGCAGTCTTGAAAACTGTTGACTGTAACAGGTCCGGGGGTTCGAATCCCTCTTCCTCCGCTAAGCTTGAAAGCTTCAAATTTAAAAGCCTTTAAATAGAAATATTTAAAGGCTTTTTTTATACATTAAAATTGATTGATATAAATTTATCAAAGCGTGATTTTCTTTTTAATCCCAAAAAAGTAAACATCCTTACCACTAATCCCGTAAAGTTTCTCATCGACAATCTTTACCGAAAAATCAGAAGGCTTAACTTTGTATAGTTTTTTTAAACCCTTGCTCAAAGTATTTACAAAGTAGACGTTATTCCGGTCAAAAGCGTAATACGCATGACTTTGATCCAAATGAAAACTATCAAAACATCCCGGTACCGTCTTAAAGGTAGTTATATCCACTTCCGCTTCCTTTTTACCCTTAAAAAATAAGTTATTGTTATCCTTGCCTATAT
This region includes:
- a CDS encoding cell division protein FtsK; translation: MAKSKKETAGKTAEKPTTEKKKWALSRQHKVLIGVLFFLFSIALLLSFISYFLYWDFDQSTLASFNDRNQAVQNWLGKFGASLADFFLYKGFGVASFILIRFFFLTGAYLVLDLPVKKLKKTLFWDLFLVIILSVLFGFFNPYLPELGGVIGFEMNLFMQDYLGKIGTILVIVFGLFIFLIFKVKMSPDAIKTFFESRQKEESEEEEKVTENRQNIPVVAPTPIQVQKPAVTPQSKLSNKIEDEDDFIDDEDDEELNNIELKTIPTPTPTPTPTPPPSQFEINRESLKPTISNSSEIKLDLGKPKQPEPAPIHEKIETGDENFVIEKFEEEATVEENLAARLVKDFGEFDPTLELSNYQFPSIELLKDYSSGGITINQEELEENKNKIVETLRNYKIDIAQIKATVGPTVTLYEIVPEAGVRISKIKSLEDDIALSLSALGIRIIAPIPGKGTIGIEVPNKNPTMVSMKSVIAAPKFQTAEMELPIALGKTISNETFVVDLAKMPHLLMAGATGQGKSVGLNAVLTSLLYKKHPAEVKFVLVDPKKVELTLFNKIERHYLAKLPDDGDAIITDNTKVINTLNSLCIEMDNRYNLLKDAMVRNIKEYNEKFRHRKLNPENGHRFLPYIVLVVDEFADLIMTAGKEVETPIARLAQLARAIGIHLIIATQRPSVNVITGIIKANFPARIAFRVTSKIDSRTILDSQGADQLIGRGDMLYTQGNDLTRVQCAFVDTPEVEKITEFIGSQKAYPQAYLLPEYFGEESGINLDIDISERDSMFRDAAEVIVTAQQGSASLLQRKLKLGYNRAGRLIDQLEAAGIVGPFEGSKARSVIIPDLASLEQFFKNEENNF
- a CDS encoding 3,4-dihydroxy-2-butanone 4-phosphate synthase — its product is MSAIEIKLNTIEEAIEDIRNGKVVVVVDDEDRENEGDFIAAAEKVTPGMINFMATHGRGLICAPLTEARCKDLDLHMMVTNNTVLHETAFTVSVDLIGHGCTTGISVHDRAKTIKALVDDTTKPEDLGRPGHIFPLKAKQGGVLRRTGHTEAAIDLARLAGFKPAGILVEILNEDGSMARLPELYEVAKKFDLKLISIEDLVAYRMQHDSLIQKKEDFEIETRFGTFRLRAYVQTTNKQVHFALTKGSWNIGEPVLTRINSTQVNSDILGTLTNDADRKLDNMFRRINEEGKGAILFINQEVQPSELLTRIKELKELQSEGITKAPQVKMDDRDFGIGAQILHDIDICKIRLLTNSGQTKRVGMIGYGLEITEYTEF